From a single Vanacampus margaritifer isolate UIUO_Vmar chromosome 15, RoL_Vmar_1.0, whole genome shotgun sequence genomic region:
- the tmem121b gene encoding transmembrane protein 121B, which produces MIAEISKDNSKAFQSVATLGSDSPVSSSPSPEAGRLLSRRRDVRNSGGGIHPEESGSIRPLVSGGRIMTSADFAHAGAPLLAARSTRSLLYKVLCFLLLVLQGGVLDFYLIAFTDMYWCSWIATDLVVVSGWAIFFVKNARGKRERACGFHQKGSAYGGCNLGEFTYAYLAWLVHVIACTPKVALILETSILDHVADKVPCGLTGFKIVTLLSAPLLFCLINAIIEDQNGATRHHSQSCFTSTCLDLIDSFSLVEALLRNEIPTPYIKYTVISAYFVALAAPVLWLYELTASELRCRWLWVRFFSAGLLVNAPLLVVRCFQVFVYQGPVSVFMFKNVFFLACKVLELAEQCVALRGVRRRLAGGGHHQAHFSHGVSENDMCPHGYVNTLAVAQS; this is translated from the coding sequence ATGATCGCAGAAATTTCCAAAGACAATTCCAAGGCATTCCAATCCGTCGCGACTTTGGGCTCAGACTCCCCCGTCTCTTCCTCGCCCTCCCCGGAAGCCGGCCGGCTGCTGAGCAGGAGGCGGGACGTGCGCAACAGCGGCGGCGGCATCCACCCGGAGGAGAGCGGCAGCATCCGGCCGCTGGTGTCCGGCGGCCGCATCATGACATCGGCGGACTTCGCCCACGCCGGCGCCCCACTGCTGGCCGCCCGCTCCACGCGGAGCCTCCTCTACAAGGTCCTGTGCTTCCTGCTGCTCGTCTTGCAGGGCGGCGTGCTGGACTTCTACCTCATCGCCTTCACCGACATGTACTGGTGCTCGTGGATCGCCACGGACCTGGTGGTGGTCTCCGGCTGGGCCATTTTCTTCGTGAAGAACGCGCGCGGCAAACGGGAGCGGGCCTGCGGCTTCCACCAGAAGGGCTCCGCGTACGGCGGCTGCAACCTGGGCGAGTTCACCTACGCCTACCTGGCGTGGCTCGTCCACGTCATCGCGTGCACCCCCAAGGTGGCGCTCATCCTGGAGACCTCCATCCTGGACCACGTCGCCGACAAGGTGCCGTGCGGGCTCACCGGCTTCAAGATCGTCACCCTGCTCTCCGCGCCGCTGCTCTTCTGCCTCATCAACGCCATCATCGAGGATCAGAACGGGGCCACCCGGCACCACTCACAGAGCTGCTTCACCTCCACCTGCCTGGATCTCATCGACAGCTTCTCCCTGGTGGAGGCGCTGCTCCGGAACGAGATCCCCACGCCGTACATCAAGTACACCGTCATCTCGGCGTACTTCGTGGCCCTCGCCGCTCCCGTGCTGTGGCTGTACGAGCTGACCGCGTCGGAGCTCCGGTGCCGGTGGCTGTGGGTTCGCTTCTTCTCCGCGGGGCTGCTGGTCAACGCGCCGCTGCTGGTGGTCCGCTGCTTCCAGGTGTTCGTCTACCAGGGCCCCGTGTCGGTGTTCATGTTCAAGAACGTCTTCTTCCTGGCGTGCAAGGTGCTGGAGCTGGCCGAGCAGTGCGTGGCCTTGCGCGGCGTCCGCAGGAGGTTGGCCGGGGGCGGCCACCACCAGGCCCACTTCTCGCACGGCGTGTCCGAGAACGACATGTGTCCGCACGGATACGTCAACACGTTGGCAGTCGCGCAGTCCTAG